In Deinococcus sp. QL22, the following are encoded in one genomic region:
- the trpS gene encoding tryptophan--tRNA ligase, with protein sequence MPRVFSGIQPTGDPHIGNYFGAMKNYVKLGDQLGKNSIYCVVDLHAPTNPSAYDPKFLAQRTFDMAVANMAAGLDPEKVIFFVQSHVPEHTQLAWLFTVITPVGELERMTQYKDKAGKLESTPAGLLMYPVLQAADILLYKADTVPVGEDQVQHIELTREIARKFNHAFGDTFPEPRAVLEKDALRIPGLDGSGKMSKSKGEATTIGILEPLDSIWQKLRVAPTDPARVRRTDPGDPDKCLIGDYHKLFSDLPTLETVYSGCRTAGIGCVDCKKLLLGSMTQELAPIQERAAALRADPDFVRDALLQGARDARAIAQPVFEEAREKVGFLRF encoded by the coding sequence ATGCCGCGAGTCTTTTCTGGAATCCAGCCTACGGGTGATCCCCATATCGGGAACTACTTCGGGGCCATGAAAAATTATGTGAAATTGGGCGATCAATTGGGCAAAAACTCTATTTATTGCGTGGTAGACCTACACGCGCCCACCAATCCCAGCGCCTATGATCCCAAATTCCTGGCCCAGCGCACCTTTGATATGGCGGTAGCCAATATGGCGGCGGGCCTAGACCCCGAAAAGGTCATCTTTTTTGTGCAGTCGCATGTGCCCGAACATACCCAACTGGCGTGGCTGTTTACAGTTATCACTCCGGTGGGCGAACTGGAGCGCATGACCCAGTACAAAGATAAGGCCGGAAAGCTGGAAAGTACCCCGGCGGGCCTGCTGATGTACCCGGTGCTTCAGGCCGCCGACATCCTGTTGTACAAGGCCGACACCGTGCCAGTCGGTGAAGATCAGGTACAACACATCGAACTGACCCGCGAGATTGCCCGCAAGTTTAACCATGCCTTTGGCGATACATTCCCGGAACCGAGGGCGGTGCTGGAAAAGGACGCGCTGCGGATTCCCGGACTGGACGGATCGGGCAAGATGAGTAAGAGCAAAGGCGAGGCCACCACCATCGGCATTCTGGAGCCGCTGGATTCGATCTGGCAAAAGCTACGGGTGGCCCCCACCGACCCCGCCCGCGTGCGCCGCACCGACCCCGGCGACCCCGACAAGTGCCTGATTGGGGATTATCACAAGCTGTTCAGCGATCTGCCCACGCTGGAAACTGTGTATAGCGGTTGCCGCACCGCTGGCATTGGCTGCGTGGACTGCAAAAAGCTCCTGCTGGGCAGCATGACCCAGGAACTTGCGCCCATTCAGGAGCGGGCCGCCGCGCTGCGTGCCGACCCCGATTTTGTGCGCGACGCCTTGTTGCAGGGTGCGCGTGATGCCCGCGCCATTGCCCAGCCCGTGTTCGAGGAAGCGCGGGAGAAGGTCGGATTTCTACGGTTTTGA
- a CDS encoding peptidylprolyl isomerase, whose translation MKNKKFVNVLLGVLALMLVVGMAYQFTPNLGSLFNRQTGTPALKVNGETVTVEELEALRRGNPVLSTTDTGLLGDDFKTYVVAQKARQVLYIQAAKDINVSKADVNAEVTKVREQNSLTDNKAWTDALQGAGLTDAAFRKQVRDGLAVQRKVDSIKATAAPATDAESQLYYTLNKDNFVSDARIVGRQIVVADEAKAKSLLAQVKAGGDFAALATANSTENKDRGGALGPLENGAPRPVAQVALPAEVGTAAFALTEGGVTDVIKSGGKFYIVKVEKFLAPAPKPFAEAKTDVLTAVNEQKKNAAVEVWGDKLAADMKIEYVDINWKAEDPTVAKVAGQNIPYSEVIGQVVGNEQFTGLLQQVPADQAAQLVNGILKPQVVQSLIQGYAARKVAQDQKLALAGTRQELVAALAAYGARDVKVTDTEVQKYYLDNIKQFETPASGTVNEASFKEKAQAVAFRNNWNGSNFTQAATKAGGTVSERGAVTGGDGKLGEELNAAVFTAKTLKTAGEGSLSDVVQVGTRYSVAYVADLKRAATQPLSAVRTQIEQQVLGTKKNEVGTAFVAKQVAALKPTDNLKTILAAQEKRVPKAVAPATPAAGTPATPATGTDAPATETPATDAPATETPATETPETETP comes from the coding sequence GTGAAGAACAAGAAGTTCGTGAACGTCCTGCTGGGCGTTCTTGCATTGATGTTGGTGGTGGGCATGGCCTACCAGTTCACGCCGAACCTCGGCAGCCTCTTTAATCGCCAGACCGGAACGCCCGCCCTGAAAGTGAACGGCGAAACCGTGACGGTGGAAGAATTAGAAGCCCTGCGGCGCGGCAATCCTGTGCTAAGCACCACCGATACCGGGCTATTGGGCGATGATTTCAAGACCTACGTGGTGGCCCAAAAAGCCCGTCAGGTGCTGTACATTCAGGCCGCCAAAGACATCAACGTAAGCAAGGCCGACGTGAATGCCGAAGTGACCAAAGTGCGCGAGCAAAACAGCCTGACCGACAACAAGGCCTGGACGGACGCCCTGCAAGGTGCTGGCCTGACCGACGCAGCATTCCGCAAGCAGGTACGCGACGGCCTTGCCGTGCAGCGCAAGGTGGATTCCATCAAGGCCACTGCCGCGCCCGCCACCGACGCCGAATCGCAGCTGTACTACACGCTGAACAAAGACAACTTTGTCAGCGACGCCCGGATCGTGGGCCGTCAGATCGTGGTGGCCGATGAAGCCAAGGCCAAGAGCTTGCTGGCACAGGTGAAGGCAGGCGGCGACTTTGCGGCGCTGGCCACGGCCAACAGCACCGAAAACAAAGACCGGGGCGGCGCACTCGGCCCGCTAGAGAACGGCGCTCCCCGCCCGGTGGCTCAGGTTGCCTTGCCCGCAGAAGTCGGCACGGCGGCCTTTGCTCTCACCGAGGGCGGCGTCACCGACGTAATCAAGAGCGGCGGCAAGTTTTACATCGTGAAGGTGGAGAAGTTCCTCGCACCCGCACCCAAGCCGTTTGCCGAAGCCAAAACCGACGTGCTGACCGCCGTAAACGAGCAGAAGAAGAACGCCGCCGTAGAAGTGTGGGGCGACAAGTTGGCCGCCGACATGAAGATCGAATACGTAGACATCAACTGGAAAGCCGAAGACCCCACCGTGGCCAAAGTCGCGGGGCAAAACATTCCCTACTCGGAAGTGATCGGGCAAGTGGTGGGCAACGAGCAATTTACGGGCCTGTTGCAGCAGGTGCCCGCCGATCAGGCCGCGCAACTGGTGAACGGCATCCTGAAGCCACAAGTGGTACAAAGCCTGATTCAGGGCTACGCCGCCCGCAAAGTGGCGCAGGATCAGAAGTTGGCGCTGGCCGGAACGCGCCAGGAGCTAGTCGCAGCGCTGGCTGCCTACGGTGCGCGTGACGTGAAAGTGACCGACACCGAAGTGCAAAAGTACTACCTGGACAACATCAAGCAATTTGAAACGCCTGCCAGCGGCACAGTGAACGAGGCCAGCTTTAAAGAAAAAGCGCAGGCCGTGGCCTTCCGCAATAACTGGAACGGCAGCAACTTTACGCAGGCCGCCACCAAAGCGGGCGGCACTGTAAGCGAGCGCGGAGCCGTTACAGGCGGCGACGGTAAATTGGGCGAAGAACTGAACGCCGCCGTGTTTACTGCCAAGACCCTGAAAACCGCCGGAGAAGGCAGCCTGAGCGATGTGGTGCAAGTCGGCACGCGCTACTCGGTGGCGTATGTGGCCGACCTGAAACGCGCCGCAACCCAGCCCCTGAGTGCTGTTCGTACCCAGATAGAGCAGCAAGTGTTGGGCACCAAAAAGAATGAAGTGGGAACGGCTTTTGTGGCCAAACAGGTCGCGGCGCTTAAGCCCACCGACAACCTGAAAACCATCTTGGCCGCGCAGGAAAAGCGTGTGCCTAAAGCGGTTGCTCCGGCCACCCCGGCAGCGGGAACGCCTGCGACACCGGCCACAGGGACGGATGCGCCGGCCACCGAGACTCCAGCGACGGACGCTCCGGCGACAGAGACTCCGGCTACCGAAACGCCCGAGACTGAAACACCCTAA
- a CDS encoding SIS domain-containing protein, which yields MTIPPAPAPASDLFALLARLPGSYAGPTRAEEAPHAIVGVGEATLAVQLAETLVAVNFTRTGTQFVLDSADAGDAARTFAELAEVAGAKVRRISTGGSASEIDVLVPGGPLATYHFAQFLAHATGHGEQAQAADALLTDLAYRCAPSVEQDNPARDLAWSLWGRTPLLLAAPDAEALPQAWQSLLARIGKTLSIPVMGDPLPFVTGAFEAQHEKGDGKIALLLGDADPALMVAREILDSRIDEVMHVPYFQEEVGGYAAQLGLWYFGAWVAAYLAERYEQSPNDLAILRRAQAVLSGEAAEDTLNAPREDVRRTPIIKDWRDEDSDSAELDDGEDFDGEDFDEDVDEDDE from the coding sequence ATGACCATCCCTCCTGCTCCTGCCCCCGCCAGCGACTTGTTTGCGCTGCTGGCCCGCCTGCCCGGCAGTTACGCTGGCCCCACCCGCGCCGAAGAAGCCCCGCACGCCATCGTCGGGGTAGGCGAGGCCACACTGGCCGTGCAATTGGCCGAAACCCTCGTGGCCGTCAACTTTACCCGCACGGGCACGCAATTTGTGCTGGACAGTGCCGACGCCGGAGACGCCGCCCGCACCTTTGCGGAACTGGCCGAAGTCGCGGGAGCCAAGGTCAGGCGTATCAGCACCGGCGGCAGCGCCAGTGAAATAGATGTGCTGGTACCGGGCGGCCCACTGGCGACCTACCATTTTGCCCAGTTTCTGGCCCACGCTACCGGGCACGGCGAGCAGGCCCAGGCCGCCGACGCGCTTCTGACCGATCTGGCCTACCGCTGCGCCCCCAGCGTGGAGCAGGACAACCCCGCCCGCGATTTGGCGTGGAGCTTGTGGGGCCGCACGCCGCTGCTGTTGGCCGCGCCCGACGCCGAAGCCTTACCGCAGGCGTGGCAGAGCCTGCTGGCCCGCATCGGCAAAACGCTGAGTATTCCAGTCATGGGCGATCCACTGCCCTTCGTCACAGGCGCGTTCGAGGCCCAGCACGAAAAGGGCGACGGCAAAATCGCGCTGCTGTTGGGCGACGCCGATCCCGCGCTGATGGTGGCCCGTGAAATCCTGGATTCGCGCATCGATGAAGTGATGCATGTGCCGTATTTTCAGGAAGAGGTGGGCGGGTACGCGGCCCAGTTGGGCCTGTGGTACTTCGGCGCTTGGGTAGCCGCCTACCTGGCCGAACGCTATGAACAGTCGCCCAACGACCTCGCTATCTTGCGCCGCGCTCAGGCCGTCCTGAGTGGCGAGGCCGCCGAGGACACCCTCAACGCCCCCCGCGAAGATGTACGCCGCACGCCGATCATCAAGGACTGGCGCGACGAAGACTCCGACTCGGCAGAATTGGACGACGGCGAGGACTTCGACGGGGAAGACTTTGACGAAGATGTGGATGAGGACGACGAATAA
- a CDS encoding helix-turn-helix transcriptional regulator yields the protein MTTAVAAPTVLDQLKALSHEIRFDLVRYLAGGERCVCDLEALPQSKVSYHLGILRDADLVWAEQRGKNMYYALRPEPLFILGGSLLTEIFAQPVHLTHQNNSIC from the coding sequence ATGACCACCGCTGTTGCTGCCCCCACTGTTCTTGACCAACTTAAAGCCCTATCGCACGAGATTCGCTTTGATCTGGTGCGGTACTTGGCGGGGGGCGAACGCTGCGTTTGTGACCTTGAAGCTCTGCCCCAATCTAAAGTCTCCTATCACCTGGGCATCCTGCGCGACGCCGATCTGGTGTGGGCCGAACAGCGGGGCAAGAATATGTACTACGCGCTTCGCCCAGAGCCGTTATTCATTTTGGGTGGCTCACTACTCACCGAAATTTTTGCCCAGCCTGTCCACTTGACGCATCAAAATAATTCGATATGCTAG
- a CDS encoding arsenate reductase ArsC produces the protein MTRVLILCTHNSARSQMAEALTRDAARRLGFDLEVHSAGTEATRVKDDARTVMNELGLSLDAHTSKTLWNVPDAQNFEYVITVCDSAAEACPVYPGHTHRLHYPFTDPSGGSLDRWRAVRDQLKVQFDAFVGALAEGQPVPATYEASPAVAVG, from the coding sequence ATGACCCGTGTTCTGATTCTGTGCACCCACAATTCGGCCCGCTCGCAGATGGCCGAAGCCCTTACCCGTGACGCGGCGCGGCGGCTGGGCTTTGATTTGGAGGTGCATTCGGCAGGCACCGAGGCCACCCGCGTGAAGGACGATGCCAGGACGGTGATGAACGAGCTAGGCCTGAGCCTGGACGCGCACACCAGCAAAACGCTGTGGAACGTGCCAGACGCCCAAAACTTCGAGTACGTCATCACGGTCTGCGATTCTGCCGCCGAAGCCTGCCCGGTGTATCCCGGCCACACCCACCGCCTGCATTACCCCTTCACCGATCCCAGTGGCGGCAGCCTAGATCGGTGGCGGGCTGTGCGCGATCAACTCAAGGTTCAATTTGATGCGTTTGTGGGAGCCTTGGCTGAGGGTCAGCCTGTCCCGGCCACCTACGAAGCCAGCCCCGCCGTCGCGGTGGGCTGA
- a CDS encoding MIP/aquaporin family protein — protein MSVPLPRALAAEGIGTFALIFFGPGAAVVQAQTGALGHAGVGLVFGLTVATVIAALAPISGAHINPAATFALVLAGKFPRSHALPYVLAQLLGASLAAFTLLALFGMKGNVGVTVPAGSVGQGFVLETVMTFFLLLVALRSGLPWVVGGVVALEAVMGGPITGASMNPARSFGPALASGIWTAHWLYWAAPLLGAALAVAANHFLSPAEPVETTPHQAQEFAPTGEGR, from the coding sequence ATGTCTGTCCCGCTCCCACGGGCGCTGGCTGCCGAGGGCATCGGCACATTTGCCCTGATTTTTTTCGGCCCCGGTGCAGCCGTGGTGCAGGCGCAAACCGGGGCGCTCGGACATGCGGGTGTGGGATTGGTCTTCGGTCTCACCGTCGCCACCGTTATTGCGGCTCTGGCCCCCATCAGCGGCGCACACATCAACCCGGCGGCCACCTTTGCGCTGGTGCTGGCAGGCAAATTCCCTCGCTCACACGCCCTGCCGTATGTGCTGGCCCAACTGCTCGGCGCGAGTTTGGCCGCCTTCACGCTGCTGGCCCTGTTCGGCATGAAGGGGAATGTGGGCGTGACTGTGCCTGCTGGAAGCGTGGGACAGGGGTTTGTTCTCGAAACGGTCATGACCTTTTTTTTGTTGCTCGTGGCCCTGCGTTCCGGGTTGCCGTGGGTGGTGGGCGGCGTGGTGGCCTTAGAGGCCGTGATGGGCGGCCCGATCACGGGAGCCAGCATGAATCCGGCCCGCAGCTTTGGCCCGGCGCTCGCCAGCGGCATCTGGACGGCCCACTGGCTGTACTGGGCGGCTCCGCTGCTGGGTGCGGCCCTCGCAGTGGCGGCCAATCATTTTCTCAGTCCGGCTGAACCCGTGGAAACCACACCCCATCAGGCGCAGGAATTCGCGCCTACAGGTGAAGGGCGGTGA
- a CDS encoding DUF6428 family protein has translation MTTQTLPGLATQTSTFAFLSDLRGTDQRPLEFHLHGVVLVPAGYHVTEVKAVTIEAMDCGGKAATWRETVIQVMDGSAEEARAGFMTNRKFLAIYERAAKQLSIRGAAEVRFEYGNSHTPALQYHVTHAEVQPGRILVHLQMPGVQCKAGEACGLPVATAEAGCAPKSGCCTPQAPIYLG, from the coding sequence ATGACCACTCAAACGCTTCCCGGTCTTGCCACTCAGACCTCAACCTTCGCCTTCCTGTCCGACTTGCGAGGCACCGATCAGCGGCCGCTCGAATTTCATCTGCACGGCGTGGTCTTGGTGCCTGCGGGCTACCACGTCACCGAGGTCAAGGCCGTGACCATCGAGGCGATGGACTGCGGCGGCAAGGCGGCGACGTGGCGCGAAACGGTGATTCAAGTGATGGACGGGAGCGCCGAAGAAGCGCGGGCCGGATTCATGACCAACCGCAAATTCCTGGCGATCTATGAACGCGCTGCCAAGCAATTGTCTATCAGGGGCGCCGCCGAGGTGCGGTTTGAATACGGCAACAGCCACACGCCTGCCCTGCAGTACCACGTGACCCACGCCGAGGTGCAACCGGGGCGAATACTCGTGCATCTGCAAATGCCGGGTGTGCAGTGCAAAGCGGGCGAGGCGTGCGGCTTGCCAGTCGCTACCGCCGAGGCAGGATGCGCCCCAAAGAGCGGGTGCTGCACGCCACAAGCGCCGATCTATCTAGGGTAG
- a CDS encoding helix-turn-helix domain-containing protein — protein sequence MGRQKQWVVKLSDDERQQLTDMTRKGVHSARVMTRARLLLLSEQGLLDQEVAQRQGVNAATVASIRKKYAEGGLQAALYEKERPQQPPKLDPQQTAILIAEVCRAPDGREKWTMQLLADRLVTLGVVDSSSDETVRRTLKKTRRDRGKFKVGVSLR from the coding sequence ATGGGACGACAGAAGCAGTGGGTTGTGAAGCTGAGTGACGATGAGCGGCAACAGCTGACGGACATGACGCGCAAAGGCGTGCACAGTGCGCGGGTCATGACCCGCGCACGTCTGCTGTTGCTGAGCGAGCAAGGGCTCCTCGATCAGGAGGTGGCCCAGCGTCAGGGCGTCAATGCTGCGACTGTGGCATCCATTCGCAAGAAGTACGCTGAGGGCGGCCTGCAGGCTGCCCTGTACGAAAAAGAGCGTCCTCAGCAGCCCCCGAAACTGGATCCTCAGCAGACGGCGATCCTGATTGCCGAAGTCTGTCGGGCACCTGATGGTCGGGAGAAGTGGACGATGCAGCTCTTGGCTGATCGTCTGGTGACCTTAGGCGTGGTGGACAGTAGTAGTGACGAGACGGTGCGGCGCACACTGAAAAAAACGCGCAGGGACCGTGGCAAGTTCAAAGTGGGTGTGTCGCTCAGGTAG
- a CDS encoding transposase — MSTHSPAALYQPLPAEEARPLTRRFEWVHTPKHASWLNMAELEWSALQRQCLGQRLASKEAVEREIQAWETDRNARAVRVNWQFSTPAAREKLGRHDPA; from the coding sequence CTGTCGACACACAGCCCAGCGGCGTTATATCAACCTCTTCCGGCAGAGGAAGCCCGGCCATTGACTCGTCGATTTGAGTGGGTACACACGCCAAAACATGCGTCTTGGCTGAACATGGCCGAACTCGAATGGTCGGCCCTGCAACGTCAGTGTCTTGGGCAACGTCTGGCCAGCAAAGAGGCCGTCGAGCGTGAGATACAGGCCTGGGAAACCGACCGCAATGCGCGGGCGGTGCGCGTGAACTGGCAATTCTCAACACCAGCTGCGCGGGAGAAGCTCGGACGGCACGACCCAGCGTGA
- the recJ gene encoding single-stranded-DNA-specific exonuclease RecJ has product MSPVKATTLPEPRWLLAPPASREELLDVMRAWRVSPPLAQVLHGRGLTRELLDPPLTLTPNPALIEAARRIVKSVAANKRIRIHGDYDADGVTATAILVLGLRQIGADVHGFIPHRLNEGYGVHPDRVEEHAAAADLLVTVDCGVSNVEEVRALLDQGVDVIVTDHHAPGKEFPATLVVHPQLTSGYNGALHNLTGAGVAYHLLWAIFTELGLPEPRSLTALATLGTVADVAPLIGENRALVRAGLAELERTTHPGLRALMDTKQVRRPTARDVAFILAPRINAAGRLGEADIALQLLTTDSQHEAATLAAYLETRNADRRVLQDKMFEQALTIADPSEPALVVTHADWHAGVMGIVASKLVETYHKPVYIIAQGKGSVRSTPGISAVQGLRDSEHLLKRYGGHPGAAGFSIAPENIAAFRDRIHAYARQFPTPVPTFLLDAPLPTLGATMDLVAEAASFEPYGEGHRPPLWHVRDTLTDTRLVGKRGDSLQFRVGPLKGVKYGETDATPGSRDLATQLVLNEFRGKVNLELHGQALRLPASLGLEGCLEGWGAATLSPTPRLDPKQAMQHLKSGASAYAEGAVAEYLGGNVPGLTLTRPGDPHPGGELILYALPAESDLRMWVTAGRVAFAFGPKTLAELEGALTRHHLAPPPPNPLLDATHDDAHLESAADAYRRWQWAHHHRTLDDQGWTASVHAMLGLAVPEVDGHEAAEHELAVADD; this is encoded by the coding sequence ATGAGCCCAGTCAAAGCAACAACTCTGCCCGAACCGCGCTGGCTGCTGGCCCCGCCCGCCAGCCGCGAGGAACTCCTAGACGTGATGCGGGCCTGGCGCGTGTCTCCGCCGCTGGCGCAGGTGCTGCACGGGCGCGGCCTGACCCGTGAACTGCTTGATCCCCCGCTGACGCTGACACCCAATCCGGCCCTGATAGAAGCGGCGCGGCGAATAGTGAAGTCAGTGGCGGCCAACAAGCGCATCCGAATTCACGGCGATTACGACGCCGACGGCGTGACGGCAACGGCGATTCTGGTACTGGGGCTAAGACAAATCGGGGCCGATGTACACGGCTTTATTCCGCACCGCCTGAACGAGGGCTACGGCGTCCATCCTGACCGGGTAGAGGAACACGCCGCCGCCGCCGACTTGCTGGTCACGGTGGACTGCGGCGTCAGCAACGTGGAAGAAGTGCGGGCGCTGCTGGATCAGGGCGTAGACGTGATTGTGACCGACCACCACGCACCCGGCAAGGAGTTTCCCGCAACGTTGGTGGTTCACCCGCAACTGACCAGCGGCTACAATGGGGCGCTGCACAACCTGACCGGAGCGGGCGTGGCCTATCACCTGCTCTGGGCCATTTTTACCGAACTGGGGCTGCCCGAACCCCGTTCCCTCACGGCACTGGCGACGCTGGGTACGGTGGCCGACGTGGCCCCCCTGATCGGAGAAAACCGGGCGCTGGTACGGGCTGGGCTGGCAGAATTGGAACGCACCACGCATCCCGGCCTGCGGGCGCTAATGGACACCAAACAGGTGCGCCGCCCCACCGCCCGAGACGTGGCTTTTATTCTGGCCCCGCGCATCAATGCCGCCGGACGACTGGGCGAGGCCGACATCGCGCTGCAATTGCTGACCACCGACAGCCAGCATGAGGCCGCCACCCTGGCTGCCTACCTGGAAACGCGCAACGCTGACCGCCGTGTACTGCAAGACAAGATGTTCGAGCAAGCCCTCACGATTGCCGACCCTTCGGAGCCCGCGCTGGTGGTCACGCACGCCGACTGGCACGCGGGCGTGATGGGTATCGTGGCAAGCAAATTGGTAGAGACCTACCACAAGCCGGTGTACATCATCGCGCAGGGCAAAGGCTCGGTTCGCAGCACGCCGGGAATCAGCGCGGTGCAGGGCCTCCGCGACAGCGAACACCTGCTGAAACGCTACGGTGGGCATCCCGGCGCGGCGGGTTTCTCTATCGCGCCGGAAAATATCGCGGCCTTTCGTGACCGGATACATGCTTACGCCCGGCAGTTTCCTACGCCTGTGCCGACCTTTTTGTTAGACGCTCCCCTACCCACACTGGGCGCGACGATGGACTTGGTGGCCGAGGCTGCCAGCTTCGAACCCTACGGCGAAGGCCACCGCCCCCCGCTGTGGCACGTGCGCGATACCCTGACTGACACGCGCCTGGTGGGCAAACGCGGCGACAGTCTGCAATTCCGGGTGGGGCCGCTGAAGGGCGTGAAATACGGCGAAACCGACGCCACTCCCGGCAGCCGCGACCTGGCGACCCAGTTGGTTCTGAACGAATTCCGGGGCAAGGTGAATCTGGAACTGCACGGCCAAGCGTTGCGCCTGCCCGCATCGCTGGGGCTGGAGGGCTGTTTAGAAGGGTGGGGAGCGGCGACCCTCTCCCCTACCCCCCGCCTGGATCCCAAACAGGCCATGCAGCACCTGAAATCGGGGGCCAGTGCCTATGCCGAGGGCGCAGTGGCCGAGTATCTGGGCGGCAATGTGCCGGGCCTGACCCTGACCCGTCCGGGCGATCCGCACCCTGGCGGCGAACTGATCCTATACGCCCTGCCCGCAGAATCCGACCTACGGATGTGGGTCACGGCGGGGCGGGTGGCCTTTGCTTTCGGCCCCAAAACGCTGGCCGAATTGGAAGGCGCACTGACGCGGCATCACCTCGCGCCCCCGCCGCCCAACCCATTGCTAGACGCCACGCACGACGACGCGCACCTGGAAAGTGCCGCCGACGCCTACCGCCGCTGGCAATGGGCGCACCATCACCGTACGCTGGACGATCAGGGCTGGACGGCGAGTGTTCACGCGATGCTGGGGCTGGCTGTACCGGAAGTGGACGGACATGAAGCAGCGGAGCATGAATTGGCTGTGGCAGACGACTAG
- a CDS encoding LapA family protein, whose amino-acid sequence MRLVSFVQVLLLLALAAYLLLVALENPQVVRLPLPFGRGELSLPVGAAVALFLITGAMYAALLFVPPLWNVRAKRRRDVRERSALENRLAATLQARLGAMTPTNLTPAPPTGSEQTQLGNQP is encoded by the coding sequence ATGCGGCTCGTTTCGTTTGTTCAGGTTCTGCTGCTGCTGGCGCTGGCGGCTTACCTCCTGTTGGTGGCGCTGGAAAACCCGCAGGTGGTAAGGCTACCCCTGCCCTTCGGACGCGGCGAACTGAGCCTGCCAGTGGGCGCAGCGGTGGCACTGTTTCTGATTACAGGGGCGATGTACGCGGCGCTGTTGTTCGTGCCGCCCCTCTGGAATGTGCGGGCCAAACGCAGGCGCGACGTGCGCGAACGCTCGGCGCTGGAAAACCGCCTGGCCGCCACGTTGCAGGCCCGCTTGGGAGCCATGACCCCGACCAACCTGACTCCCGCCCCACCCACCGGATCAGAACAGACCCAACTAGGAAACCAGCCATGA
- a CDS encoding UbiA family prenyltransferase, giving the protein MVPRLRSVITNCDGSRESSERTGTAAKQSEWQQVRTGGDGPTSGVVADVRESEQVRVARPTLLPLSRLLAVSRPALWVNTVGTLVTGLWLSGHLYSLQLEFWVLLVYFTLPFNLLIYGLNDLSDRAEDARSGRKGGWQGARLMSGEGAPLLTAILAVNLPFLLLLAWLLPPAASLVLALSAGLFAAYSVPPLRFKGRPVLDGLSNVAYALPLVLPALVLGGPVPLLPLLTLMAYSVGKHAFDAVQDIPADREGGTRTVATTLGAAGTAFYALGWFALAGALVWSESRLVALTLWAVCGGMSLALARTPTPEWAARLYPLSIVSPWVVGTVAGVQLVYLLARQG; this is encoded by the coding sequence ATGGTGCCCCGCCTGCGTTCTGTAATAACAAATTGTGATGGTTCGCGGGAATCATCCGAGCGGACTGGAACAGCTGCGAAGCAGAGCGAGTGGCAACAAGTACGGACTGGCGGCGATGGACCAACATCCGGTGTCGTTGCGGATGTTCGGGAATCAGAGCAAGTCCGTGTAGCCCGCCCCACCCTGCTGCCGCTCTCCCGGCTGCTGGCGGTGTCGCGTCCGGCCCTGTGGGTCAATACGGTGGGCACGCTGGTCACGGGGCTGTGGCTCAGCGGGCATCTGTACAGCCTCCAGCTAGAATTCTGGGTGCTGCTGGTCTATTTCACCCTGCCTTTCAATCTGCTGATTTACGGGTTAAATGACCTGTCTGACCGTGCCGAGGATGCCCGCAGTGGGCGCAAAGGCGGCTGGCAGGGCGCACGCCTGATGTCGGGCGAGGGTGCGCCGCTGCTCACGGCGATTCTGGCGGTGAATCTGCCGTTTTTGCTGCTGCTGGCGTGGCTGTTGCCGCCCGCTGCGTCGCTGGTTCTGGCGCTGTCGGCTGGCCTGTTCGCGGCCTACTCGGTGCCGCCGCTGCGCTTCAAGGGCCGCCCCGTGCTGGACGGCCTGAGCAACGTGGCCTACGCCCTGCCGCTGGTGTTGCCCGCGCTGGTGCTGGGCGGCCCCGTTCCGCTGCTGCCGTTGCTGACGCTGATGGCCTACTCGGTGGGCAAACACGCCTTCGACGCCGTGCAGGACATCCCCGCTGACCGGGAAGGCGGCACGCGCACCGTCGCCACCACACTGGGCGCGGCGGGCACCGCCTTCTATGCGCTGGGGTGGTTCGCGCTGGCTGGGGCACTTGTGTGGAGTGAAAGCCGTCTGGTGGCATTAACGTTGTGGGCCGTGTGCGGCGGGATGTCTCTGGCGCTGGCCCGCACACCCACGCCGGAGTGGGCCGCCCGCCTGTACCCACTCAGCATCGTGTCGCCCTGGGTGGTGGGCACGGTGGCCGGGGTGCAGTTGGTGTATCTGCTGGCGCGGCAGGGGTGA